In Blastopirellula sp. J2-11, a single genomic region encodes these proteins:
- a CDS encoding basic secretory family protein, producing the protein MKLPFACLAVLLALCLLPTAGRAADDLASKWYPATAVAPETPEFVLVTDEVAADESAKAWGDQAKQLCDQWFPIICHLLHTEGWTPPKRVELVLKKEQEAPGVTIGSNIYISTAWIQSHPEDFGMVIHELTHVVQSYPHSRGKPGWLVEGIADYVRYWKYEAERPRYPLNRNRAKYTDGYNNTAAFLAFLTWKYDRRIVPKLDEALRTRRYNDKMFEELTGKNLDDLWADFLANNPMA; encoded by the coding sequence GTGAAATTGCCATTTGCTTGCCTGGCCGTGTTGCTGGCCCTTTGTCTTTTGCCGACTGCTGGCCGCGCAGCGGACGACTTGGCCTCGAAATGGTATCCCGCGACGGCCGTTGCGCCGGAGACTCCCGAGTTCGTCCTCGTCACCGACGAGGTCGCCGCTGACGAATCTGCGAAAGCATGGGGAGACCAAGCCAAGCAACTTTGCGATCAATGGTTCCCCATCATCTGTCACCTGCTGCATACCGAAGGCTGGACGCCTCCCAAACGGGTCGAGCTGGTCCTGAAAAAGGAGCAAGAAGCCCCCGGCGTGACGATCGGGTCAAACATCTATATCAGCACCGCATGGATCCAATCGCATCCCGAAGATTTTGGGATGGTGATCCACGAACTGACGCACGTCGTGCAAAGCTATCCTCACTCGCGCGGCAAACCAGGCTGGCTCGTCGAGGGAATCGCTGACTACGTTCGCTATTGGAAGTACGAAGCCGAGCGTCCGCGCTATCCGCTCAATCGAAATCGAGCCAAGTACACCGACGGCTACAACAACACGGCGGCCTTCTTAGCGTTCCTCACTTGGAAATACGATCGCCGCATCGTACCGAAGCTAGACGAAGCGCTGCGCACACGCCGCTACAACGACAAGATGTTTGAAGAGCTGACCGGAAAAAACCTGGACGATCTCTGGGCCGACTTCCTGGCCAACAATCCCATGGCCTAG